A window of Hyperolius riggenbachi isolate aHypRig1 chromosome 1, aHypRig1.pri, whole genome shotgun sequence contains these coding sequences:
- the RSRC2 gene encoding arginine/serine-rich coiled-coil protein 2 isoform X2, translating into MKEKNTGVEAGAKSVLKHEETELKTLQTHSKKISLLHDKVRRHGSKEKSSKKYRMDDAMDRDHSDRVRERLNSSENGEEKHRRKDRRPSRGKSHSRSRSRDRRRRSRSRERRKSRSRSRERKRRPRSRSGSRPRHRHRSRSRSKSRERKKKIEKPRPRQSRSRSRTPTTPPVFRGRNTAMDAQEALARRLERAKKLQEQREKEMVEKQKQQEIVAVAAAGGGSVINVAALLASGTQVTPQIAMAAQMAALQAKALAETGISVPSYYNPAAVNPMRFAEQEKKRKMLWQGKKEGDKSQSAEIWEKLNFGNKDQNVKFRKLMGIKNEEEAAGPSSLDAESFRTLKAQEEVFRNLDAQYEMARSQTHTQRGMGLGFTSSMRGMDAV; encoded by the exons ATGaaggaaaaaaacacaggagtCGAAGCAGGAGCAAAGAG CGTGCTAAAGCACGAAGAGACTGAACTGAAGACGCTGCAGACTCATAGCAAAAAAATAAGCCTACTTCATGATAAG GTTCGAAGGCATGGGTCCAAAGAGAAATCTTCAAAGAAATACCGTATGGATGACGCTATGGACAGAGATCATTCAGACAGAGTGAGGGAACGGCTTAATTCTTCAGAAAATGGGGAGGAAAAACACCGCCGGAAGGATCGGAGACCTTCTAGAGGGAAAAGTCATTCCAGGTCTCGTTCACGTGATAG ACGTCGTCGTAGTAGGAGTCGTGAAAGGAGAAAATCCCGATCaagaagcagagaaagaaaacgaCGACCTCGTTCACGCTCAGGGTCAAGACCCAGGCACCGTCATAGGAGCCGCAGCCGAAGTAAAAGCCG ggaaagaaaaaagaaaattgaGAAACCAAGACCCAGGCAAAGTAGAAGTCGAAGCCGTACGCCGACAACCCCACCAGTATTTAGGGGGAgaaatactgccatggatgctcaGGAAGCTTTGGCTAgaag GCTGGAGAGGGCTAAAAAACTACAGGAGCAGCGAGAAAAAGAAATGGTTGAAAAGCAGAAGCAACAAGAAATAGTCGCAG TTGCTGCAGCAGGTGGAGGATCCGTCATCAATGTTGCAGCTTTGTTGGCCTCTGGAACACAGGTTACCCCTCAGATTGCAATGGCAGCCCAGATGGCTGCTTTACAGGCAAAGGCATTAGCAGAAACTGGCATTTCTGTTCCTAGCTATTATAACCCTGCAGCTGTAAACCCAATGAGGTttgctgaacaagagaagaagcgAAAGATGCTTTGGCAAGGCAAGAAGGAGGGG GATAAATCTCAATCTGCAGAAATCTGGGAGAAACTAAATTTTGGAAACAAGGACCAAAATGTTAAATTTAGAAAACTAATGGGAATTAAG AATGAAGAGGAAGCTGCTGGCCCTAGCTCATTAGATGCAGAAAGCTTCAGAACCTTAAAGGCGCAAGAAGAGGTTTTCAGAAACCTGGATGCTCAGTACGAGATGGCAAGGTCACAGACTCACACCCAGAGGGGCATGGGCTTAGGATTTACATCATCCATGCGAGGAATGGACGCTGTTTAA
- the RSRC2 gene encoding arginine/serine-rich coiled-coil protein 2 isoform X3 — protein MIRTNFFLKQVRRHGSKEKSSKKYRMDDAMDRDHSDRVRERLNSSENGEEKHRRKDRRPSRGKSHSRSRSRDRRRRSRSRERRKSRSRSRERKRRPRSRSGSRPRHRHRSRSRSKSRERKKKIEKPRPRQSRSRSRTPTTPPVFRGRNTAMDAQEALARRLERAKKLQEQREKEMVEKQKQQEIVAVAAAGGGSVINVAALLASGTQVTPQIAMAAQMAALQAKALAETGISVPSYYNPAAVNPMRFAEQEKKRKMLWQGKKEGDKSQSAEIWEKLNFGNKDQNVKFRKLMGIKNEEEAAGPSSLDAESFRTLKAQEEVFRNLDAQYEMARSQTHTQRGMGLGFTSSMRGMDAV, from the exons ATGATAAG AACCAACTTCTTCTTAAAACAGGTTCGAAGGCATGGGTCCAAAGAGAAATCTTCAAAGAAATACCGTATGGATGACGCTATGGACAGAGATCATTCAGACAGAGTGAGGGAACGGCTTAATTCTTCAGAAAATGGGGAGGAAAAACACCGCCGGAAGGATCGGAGACCTTCTAGAGGGAAAAGTCATTCCAGGTCTCGTTCACGTGATAG ACGTCGTCGTAGTAGGAGTCGTGAAAGGAGAAAATCCCGATCaagaagcagagaaagaaaacgaCGACCTCGTTCACGCTCAGGGTCAAGACCCAGGCACCGTCATAGGAGCCGCAGCCGAAGTAAAAGCCG ggaaagaaaaaagaaaattgaGAAACCAAGACCCAGGCAAAGTAGAAGTCGAAGCCGTACGCCGACAACCCCACCAGTATTTAGGGGGAgaaatactgccatggatgctcaGGAAGCTTTGGCTAgaag GCTGGAGAGGGCTAAAAAACTACAGGAGCAGCGAGAAAAAGAAATGGTTGAAAAGCAGAAGCAACAAGAAATAGTCGCAG TTGCTGCAGCAGGTGGAGGATCCGTCATCAATGTTGCAGCTTTGTTGGCCTCTGGAACACAGGTTACCCCTCAGATTGCAATGGCAGCCCAGATGGCTGCTTTACAGGCAAAGGCATTAGCAGAAACTGGCATTTCTGTTCCTAGCTATTATAACCCTGCAGCTGTAAACCCAATGAGGTttgctgaacaagagaagaagcgAAAGATGCTTTGGCAAGGCAAGAAGGAGGGG GATAAATCTCAATCTGCAGAAATCTGGGAGAAACTAAATTTTGGAAACAAGGACCAAAATGTTAAATTTAGAAAACTAATGGGAATTAAG AATGAAGAGGAAGCTGCTGGCCCTAGCTCATTAGATGCAGAAAGCTTCAGAACCTTAAAGGCGCAAGAAGAGGTTTTCAGAAACCTGGATGCTCAGTACGAGATGGCAAGGTCACAGACTCACACCCAGAGGGGCATGGGCTTAGGATTTACATCATCCATGCGAGGAATGGACGCTGTTTAA